The DNA sequence AAGTGCCAATTCGTACATTATTTGGTCTCTTTGTGCTTTTTCATGCGTGGTCCGTCGTCTGTGTATCCGTCCAATTCCGAGGCTTCAGTCGGTAAGCTGCTAACCTTGCTCACCAAGCCCCTTTTCGGAGGATCATTTCTCTCTTCCTCGTCAGCCCTGAACCTGccttccattggggttggttacccaatctccagcaAGGTTGCTCGGGTTTACCAGGGTTCACCCGTGCAGTGCTTCATGGAGGTGAGAATAGggattgagtaggagaggctagagaATGCTAACTGGAAACAGCATCTTATATTGCGCTTCACTACCCCTTTGAACCTCCATACAaaaaagtaaactaaatataatttaaatatttaaaaacttttttaatactttttacaAAAACGTAATGCAAATTTATTTCCTCCTGGATAAGCCTTCGATTTCTGAAGCCAGTTAAATTGTATGTTCCTAAACACTattatttaaacaacaatttacgcGAATCAATTGTAAATTCTTGTAAAACTTTCTCTATAAACTCTTCCTTTTTTGGTAATATTTGTTTCCGATGAATGTTCATTAGAGCTAACCCATGAAGGCGATCTTCGACCATTGTACTCCGCAACCATGTTTTTATTCTTCGAAGACTGCTGAACGACCTCTCAACTGTACACGTAGTGCAAGGCAATGTTACGAGAATTtccaacaatttttttgttaacggATAAAAAGTAGTGGACGCTCGAACCAGTTCAAAAATTTCAAGGGTGGTTAAGTTGTCTAACTCAGTATTAAGGCGTTTTTTATTCCAATTTTCTATCCATATTTCTAGCTCTGCATCTATTCCATATATTTCATAGTGGTTTAAGGATTGTCTCAGTTCTAATTTAAGgcaatttaaatcaatttttgaaaaatgcttGGGATGTAGAAGACTCAGAGCAAAGGCTGGCGTATTTTCTTCGGAAAACCGTGTCTCTAGAGAATATAAGATAGAATCCAGATACGGAAGAATTATGGATCGCCTTCAGTATTCACTAGGCGTATCAGCTGGTTGATGGCTTCTATGCTGTTGCTTGTTTACAGTTCTAGGATTAGATAATTCAAAACAGCATTCTTCAGCTATCTTATTGGCTTCATGCAATAAAGTGTTTGTTACGTTCTCTGCGTTCTGtctgtgtttttttgaaatattcatGATTTGACAAATATGTTCCGATACCTTTAAAACATTAGTTAGCGCAAATTGTAGGTGGTTGACTATAGGCTCTAGGTATTCAGAATAGTTTGCAATCAAAATGACAACGACGATAAATCCTGACCTGCATGCCGCAGAATGCAACTGATAAGATGTTTTTCTAGTGGCCAAATTTCCTTCAACGGATAGGGTTTGCAAGGCCTGTACAATTTCAATGAAATTTTTTCGAAAAACTCTAATTACCTTGTATTTTTCGGACCACTGTGTTTCGCAGAGGCTAAGGATATTTGCTATCATATTACTTCTTAATTCTGATTCACGGAAGATATTGGTTATATCTTTAATAGTGGCAATAGTATTTCGCATTTCATTTACACGATTCAAATCGTTCACAACTAAATTTAATTTGTGTGACGCACAGTGAAAAAAAACAAGACTTgctgtattttttctttaaaattgctTGAACTCCGCCTTCCTTTCCCGACATAGTGGAGAAACCATCAAACCCCAGGCCGATACATTTGAGTGGATCAACTTCATGATTTGTCAAGGAATCATCAATTGCCTTTGCAATGCTTGGTGCATTCAGAGCATCGAGCTGAACAAACTCTGTAAATTCTTCACGAATTTCTTCTGCTTCTTCATCAAAATATCTCAAACTAGTTGACAACTGTTCTCTGCCTGAAATGTCAGCGGTTTCGTCAGCTAATATTGCGTAGTAGTTTGCTTTTTTGACTTCAAAAATTTCTCTTCTAATTACTTGGCCGCAGATgtcatttatttcattttgtatccTCACTAACTTGTATGAGGCATTCTTAGAGCCATGTTCAAAATGCTCCTGCAAAATTGTGTCTCCGGCATCAATTCGAAAATTACACAAGTCTTGGAAACCACCATCACTCGATTCTTTCCCACGGAGAGGTAAATCATGATTGCCTGAGAAAACGATACACGAGATAACTAAACATAAGACTTTTCTGTTAGTTTCTATTGTTTTGCTTGCAAACTCGTTAATTTGAATGTCAAATGGTTTCGCTGTTAAAAAAGCTTCCGCGGCCTCGCTAGCCATCTTATGGTATTGATTTTTTGCACGATCTTTGCAATATGTGTGGACATCTTTGTATTTATTAAAGATCTTTATCATAAATGACCCCAATGCCTCTTTGAGTGTCCCTTTCGGTGGAGGAAAGACGACACAGAATTTACAAGAGGCTCATTTTAAGCTCTTTGAATATAGTAGTCACGGGCTATATAAGTCCAACCATTTacggtttttctttttaaatgtgcAGCATCTCTCACAACATCAGAATCTGTAGGCGGCACCCAAGTTTCTTTCAGCAATTTCATTATTTCTTGAACTGACAGCTTAGATACACTTCCCACTTATCTGCCAATATCATAAATGTGGTCATCAGTATGTAAGGACGATAACTCTATATCTGATACTTCTTCGTCTTTCTTATTTCTCAAGGGCGGCGCTGTTGGAACATCTGAACTAGTTGCTGGAATATCCAGTTTGCCTAATTTATAATCGCATTCATCTCTGCAATTCGGCGCCGGAGAGCTTGgattgtttttttcttttctggccttgcgAACCTAAAACCATAGAAAAAAGCTAGTACCCAATATCTTCATGTTTTCTTACCAACTCCCTATCCTTTATTTTAGGCTATTCTTACCAATAAAGAATTTGATATAATAAGGAAGAAAATCGAAACGGAATTTGTATGATTGAATATGTTGATAAGTATGATATAGGTACCTACGCAcaagaaaatatttctattaaaattagGTTTGCATTTTTAAGAACAGTATCTTCATTTCTGGCGGTTGGGAGGAAGGGGggtcaaaatattaattttttgcagcccaaaatattaatttttgcaacctaaaacattatttttttccaaaacttgttcaaaaaacgtaaaaaattacaatattttctttttaaatttattccatGACTTTTGTGACTCAAAATAGGTATAGCCGTTGCTTCAAGAAAAAAGTTATCATGTTAAGGTTATGTCAAGAAAAAATGTTCATTTTGTTTAGTTTTTCTCAATTTCCTGAAAGTTTTTTTCCACATGTA is a window from the Diabrotica undecimpunctata isolate CICGRU chromosome 10, icDiaUnde3, whole genome shotgun sequence genome containing:
- the LOC140451750 gene encoding 52 kDa repressor of the inhibitor of the protein kinase-like, which translates into the protein MASEAAEAFLTAKPFDIQINEFASKTIETNRKVLCLVISCIVFSGNHDLPLRGKESSDGGFQDLCNFRIDAGDTILQEHFEHGSKNASYKLVRIQNEINDICGQVIRREIFEVKKANYYAILADETADISGREQLSTSLRYFDEEAEEIREEFTEFVQLDALNAPSIAKAIDDSLTNHEVDPLKCIGLGFDGFSTMSGKEGGVQAILKKKYSKSCFFSLCVTQIKFSCERFESCK